Within Labilithrix sp., the genomic segment GCTCGCGAGCGCGGAGAAGTCGAGGAGGTCGAGGCCCTCTTCGATCGCGAGGCGCTCCGTGCGGAGCGAGGTCGCGACCGTGCGGACGCGCAGGCCTTCGTCGCGGACCCGCGCCCCGAGCGCGCGAACGACGTGCGCGGCGGTCGTGCCGGTGCCGAGGCCGACGAGCATCCCGCTCCGGACCTCGGCGACCGCCCGCGCCGCGGCGTCGGCCTTCTCGCGATCGCGGGCGTCCATGCCCCTCGAGGGTACTCGAGATCGCAGAGGATTTCGGGGCGCGCGATTTTTCTCGTCGGACCGGGGAACCTTCGGCGCGCGCCGTCGTGAGAGGGGGCGATGATGGCCGCCGCGATGAGCATCGCCCCTCCGCGCGGCAAGAGCGTGGCGTCGCCGCCGCCGCCGCCGCCGGCGGACGCGGCGATGCTCGATCGCTGCCGGCGGCAGGACCCGATCGCGTTCCGCGCCTTCGTCGTTCGTCACGAGCGGATGGTGTTCGCGCTCCTCTCGCGCATGCTCGGTCATGGCCCCGAGGTGGAGGACCTCGCGCAAGAGACCTTCGTGCGGGCGTTCCGCGCGTTCCCTTCGTTCGATCCGAGCGGGCCGGCGAAGGTCTCGACGTGGCTGCTCACGATCGCGGTTCGGCTCGCGCTCGACTCTCGCAAGAAGCGGAGGCTCGACGCGGTGCCGCTCGATTCGTTTCCGAACGAGGAGGTCCCGAGCCTCCACACGCCGGAGCGCGCCCTCGAGCAGCGCCGCATCGGCGACGCGCTCGCCGCGGCGGCCGCGCAGCTGCCCGACGATCAGCGCGCCGCCCTCGTCCTCGCGGAGCTGCATGGTCTCTCCCTCGCCGAGATCGCCGGCGCGCTCGAGGTCCCGGAGAACACGGTAAAGACGAGGCTCTTCCGCGCACGCGAAAAGATGCGCGCGGCGCTCACGTCGCGCCTCGGCACGGACTGGAGGACGTCGTGACGGACGACAACGAAGAGCCGCTCGCCACCGACCTCGACCTCGACACGTGGGAGCCCCAAGCCCCGCCGCACGACTTCGCAGACCGCGTCCTCGCCGAGGTGCACCCCCTCGACGGCGCGACACGCAGCGTGGCCGAGCG encodes:
- a CDS encoding sigma-70 family RNA polymerase sigma factor → MSIAPPRGKSVASPPPPPPADAAMLDRCRRQDPIAFRAFVVRHERMVFALLSRMLGHGPEVEDLAQETFVRAFRAFPSFDPSGPAKVSTWLLTIAVRLALDSRKKRRLDAVPLDSFPNEEVPSLHTPERALEQRRIGDALAAAAAQLPDDQRAALVLAELHGLSLAEIAGALEVPENTVKTRLFRAREKMRAALTSRLGTDWRTS